The proteins below come from a single Mya arenaria isolate MELC-2E11 chromosome 8, ASM2691426v1 genomic window:
- the LOC128243945 gene encoding uncharacterized protein LOC128243945 translates to MESKDSKLIKKTGRKTPKYCCICKGIYRGKVIDGRKVSLHRFPQNKRLKRVWVQRCKTVMRSFQWNEHRRLCSEHFVGFRGPSFQHTLPSMFPTETGATKTFQPTLLDEDVGDDDDGDTVNDDLDLELSNDDSIQPQLSFVSPSGHAIDTSVHLHDYCMGPVLQPQNQSFRCCDTQTENNCAVMEVQTEESFLGKTADFSSQTEHSTRDFGVQCQLPMLTYDDVKYNDDLVSFYTGIPNRVVFEALFDEIKDEAEVRTSRRKLNYKDSDGGRPRTLSVLDEFFMVLMRLRLVTRNSQKNVDSWTCLKKETP, encoded by the exons ATGGAAAGTAAAGATTCAAAACTAATAAAGAAAACGGGCAGGAAAACCCCTAAGTACTGTTGTATTTGTAAAGGAATTTACAGAGGAAAGGTTATTGATGGGAGAAAAGTGTCATTGCACCGTTTTCCTCAGAACAAACGTTTAAAACGTGTGTGGGTGCAGCGATGTAAAACGGTCATGAGATCGTTCCAGTGGAATGAACACAGACGATTGTGTAGTGAGCATTTTGTTGGCTTCAGAGGACCTTCATTCCAGCATACACTTCCATCTATGTTTCCAACTGAGACTGGTGCTACCAAAACCTTCCAGCcaacg CTCCTTGATGAAGAcgtaggtgatgatgatgatggtgatacggtCAATGACGATTTAGACCTAGAACTGTCAAATGATGATAGTATACAGCCACAACTGTCATTTGTATCCCCTTCCGGGCATGCCATTGATACCTCTGTCCACCTGCATGATTACTGCATGGGACCAGTACTACAGCCACAGAATCAGTCCTTTag atGTTGTGACACACAGACTGAGAACAACTGTGCAGTGATGGAAGTACAAACTGAAGAAAGTTTCCTGGGAAAAACAGCAGACTTCAGTTCACAAACAGAACATTCTACTAGAGACTTTGGTGTACAATGTCAGCTACCTATGCTCACATATGATGACGTAAAATACAATGACGATTTGGTCAGTTTTTACACCGGAATCCCTAATCGAGTTGTGTTTGAAGCtttgtttgatgaaatcaaGGATGAAGCTGAAGTGCGGACATCAAGGCGGAAACTTAACTATAAAGATTCAGATGGAGGACGGCCAAGAACTCTAAGTGTTCTGGATGAATTTTTCATGGTGCTGATGCGCCTACGTCTAG TGACAAGAAACTCACAGAAAAATGTGGACTCTTGGACTTGCTTGAAGAAGGAGACGCCATAA